The following are encoded in a window of Chitinophaga sp. H8 genomic DNA:
- the sprA gene encoding cell surface protein SprA: MARKTYYGAFAVIGVVSFIFVNTAAGTRSGYNYVNSVSWGRDTIIKDTAAKKDTLKFPIRDRRGTSVTDPAKNVMDLKDPANITKSVEYDPVTKQYTVTEKIGDQYYRNPTYLSFDEYYRLQAKQSEENYWLKRAGALGNLNQKGSGPSMYYGSSLFDRVFGGSKVDIRPQGNLDLTFGYEGQNIKNPVLVEQARKNGNFLFDMNINMNVTGKIGEKLKLITNYNTQSTFDFENQVKLEYTGYKDEIIQKIEAGNVSFPLRSSLISGIQSLFGVKTQLQFGRLTITSVLSNQKSQKQNLMLKGGTQVQDFNLQADEYEDNRHFLLAQFFRDTFNYAMANLPIIRSLSNINRIEVWVTNKTGATTQARDVVGLMDLGEYAPFNPDIKLLTTSHLPNNATNDLYSNLARDAGGRNTGTVISRLLALGLKPVQEFEKTFARKLDSTEYTFNRQLGFLSLNQQLQPDEVLAVAFQYTYNGRVYQVGEFSQDVPPDPNNSVNQRILFLKLLKATSARPGLPIWDLMMKNIYATGAFQVNRQDFKLDVYYKDPGGKDPIGTNRQPSDKRYLPDAKGDFAGAPIITILNLDRLNNQNDPQPDGVFDYVDGYTINSQTGKIMFPQLEPFADGLKKAFAGDVGLEKQYLYKVLYDSIKVVAQQFPQLNRYVIRGSYKSSNSSEIMLGGYNIPPGSVIVTAGGQQLRENVDYIIDYNLGRLKIINGGVLNSGVPINVQFENNALFGQQVRNYFGTRMDYVVNDKLSIGGTMVRMSERPYYQKVNYGEDPIKNTMLGLDVNYASEWKGLTRFLDKLPNYSTSAPSNVNFTGEVAKLIPGHSKLINAPGSRQGQVYIDDFEGSKSGYDLKFPATNWALASTPKDATDANGTVLFPEADLSNNLAYGRNRGALSWYIIEPTLQIPNSPALPAGIDKDQQSDPRVRLVYQREVFKNRSTDFGQSQLSTLDLAYYPRERGPYNFTAGADTIGADGYFKNPRTKWGGIMRAIDNSDFETSNIEYIEFWIQDPFITNPTSTGGQLYFNLGNVSEDILKDSRKYFENGMPDPRQSPNMLDSSNWGRIPKFQQQITQAFDNDPNIRRYQDVGYDGLNSEDERAFHADYLQRLRNNFGEASMIYQAAIADPSNDDYRHYRDAAYDRVRATILQRYKRYSNPEGNSPVSDTKSQFSSAATNVPESEDLNRDGTLNETEEYFQYRVHLTPNMQVGTNFLVDKITADVDLPNGNKTQEIWYQFKVPVNEYDRKIGNIPDFKSVRFMRMFLTGFQDSVVLRFAKLELVRNQWRRYLYELRPGDPVPVDNSTTFNSTAVNIEENSSRQPIPYVLPPGVLRQNTISTNNTTLQLNEQSLSVQVCNLKDGETRALYKNTNIDLRQYKKMQMFIHAEAMQNENALEDGQIRAVIRVGSDFVANYYEYQIPLKKTNWRATNERDIWPEKNEMELILNRLSQLKQVRNMCDTCSPVLPYPANPVPDEFGNFMTVMGNPSLGDVRSVMIGVTNPKNDGMPKCAEVWFDELRLTDLDEKGGYAALGRVDIQLADLGTISASGSMHTAGFGNIDQRVNERFRDNFTQYDVAANLDLGKLLPKQAAISIPVYAGYSQAVSNPEYDPYDLDIKLKDKLSLARNKAEKDSIRRDAQDFTSIKSLNFTNVRKLNVGKSKNKLWDIENFDLSYSFSQINRHNPLIENDLLTRHRGGLGYNYSGQSKYLEPFKKLFKTKSKWVDLIRDFNVNYVPTLISFRADVTRQFGATRIRNVGGDGNFKLPETYDKYFTFDRYYGLKWDLTRSLTIDFNAVNNARVDEPNGRINTKEKKDSVRSNFFKLGRTTNYFHSANVTYTLPTGKFPLLSWTNIAVGYSTEYRWTGASRLALYLGNAIENTQQKTLTAELKFSELYNRSKFLRQINTNKPMAVKQPQNNNAGANNKPAAPPPASPGSDDISPVLKAVMKPLLSIKRIGINYTENAGTRLPGYIDSTKVLGMNWASMAPGLNFVFGYQPDKKWMDNFAKKGLVTPDTLFNIQYQQQFTQRLDAQAQLEPVADLRIDLNITKSFTKTHTELFKNLSDEGFKHLSPYDAGGFEITYVAIKTIFGKIDAENGISSTFKDFEKYRTTISQRLGAANPYNKDPGTPYSDPNDPAYRYGYGRYAQDVIIPAFLAAYTGKSPENIGLLKQSNSNVRSNPFSNFIPKPNWRVTYNGLTKLEPFRSILTNFTLTHAYVGSLSMNSYNTALFYEDPRLTGYPGFVDSSSGSFNYVPYFLVPNLSITESFSPLIGADMTFTNSLNLRLEFKKSRSLALSLIDYQLSELRSSEIVLGCGYRIRGLALPFAIGKDGGKKLQNDLNFRLDMSFRDDKTVNNRLDADLVIPTSGQKVVGIAPSIDYVVNNRLNLRFFYDRRQTIPVISTAYPITSTRGGITLRFVLSQ, encoded by the coding sequence TTGGCAAGAAAGACATATTACGGTGCTTTTGCAGTAATAGGAGTTGTATCTTTTATCTTTGTTAACACCGCCGCTGGAACCCGCTCCGGGTATAATTATGTAAACAGTGTAAGTTGGGGGCGGGATACCATTATTAAAGATACTGCCGCAAAAAAGGATACCTTGAAATTCCCTATTCGGGACAGACGGGGCACAAGTGTCACCGATCCTGCAAAGAATGTGATGGACCTGAAGGACCCTGCTAATATCACCAAATCAGTAGAATACGACCCCGTTACGAAACAATATACCGTTACCGAAAAGATAGGTGACCAATATTACCGTAATCCTACCTATTTAAGTTTTGATGAATACTACAGATTACAGGCTAAACAAAGTGAAGAAAATTATTGGTTAAAAAGAGCAGGTGCGCTGGGCAATCTTAATCAGAAAGGCAGCGGACCCAGTATGTATTATGGCAGCAGCCTGTTTGACAGGGTGTTTGGGGGCAGCAAAGTAGATATCCGCCCCCAGGGAAACCTGGACCTCACCTTCGGCTATGAAGGGCAGAATATTAAAAATCCCGTGCTGGTAGAGCAAGCCCGTAAAAACGGCAACTTCCTCTTCGACATGAACATTAATATGAACGTAACGGGTAAGATCGGGGAAAAGCTAAAGCTGATTACCAACTATAATACCCAGTCTACGTTCGACTTTGAAAACCAGGTAAAACTGGAATATACCGGCTATAAAGATGAAATTATCCAGAAAATTGAGGCGGGTAATGTGAGCTTTCCGCTGCGCAGCTCTCTGATATCAGGTATTCAATCCCTGTTCGGGGTAAAAACACAGTTGCAATTCGGACGGCTTACCATCACCAGTGTACTCTCTAACCAAAAGTCGCAGAAGCAGAACCTGATGCTGAAAGGAGGTACCCAGGTGCAGGACTTTAATCTTCAGGCAGATGAATATGAAGATAACCGGCACTTTCTGTTAGCGCAGTTTTTCCGGGACACGTTTAACTATGCCATGGCCAACCTGCCCATTATCCGGTCATTATCCAATATTAACCGGATTGAGGTATGGGTGACCAATAAAACAGGGGCTACCACCCAGGCACGTGATGTGGTAGGTTTGATGGACCTCGGGGAGTACGCGCCTTTTAATCCGGATATCAAGTTACTGACTACCTCTCACTTGCCCAATAACGCTACCAACGACCTGTACAGCAACCTGGCCCGTGATGCGGGCGGGCGTAATACGGGAACCGTTATCAGCCGTTTGCTGGCATTGGGCCTTAAACCTGTGCAGGAATTTGAAAAGACATTTGCCCGTAAACTCGATTCTACCGAGTATACCTTCAACCGGCAACTGGGCTTCTTATCCCTCAACCAGCAGTTACAACCCGATGAAGTGCTGGCAGTGGCCTTCCAATATACTTATAATGGCAGGGTGTACCAGGTAGGGGAATTTTCGCAGGATGTTCCGCCAGATCCCAACAATAGTGTGAACCAACGGATCCTCTTTCTCAAATTGCTGAAAGCTACTTCTGCCCGTCCCGGCTTACCCATCTGGGACCTGATGATGAAAAACATTTATGCAACAGGCGCTTTCCAGGTAAACCGGCAGGATTTTAAACTGGATGTGTATTATAAGGATCCAGGCGGTAAAGATCCCATAGGCACAAACCGCCAACCCAGTGATAAACGTTACCTGCCCGATGCCAAAGGCGATTTTGCAGGTGCGCCTATTATCACGATCCTCAACCTGGACAGGTTGAATAACCAGAACGACCCCCAACCTGATGGGGTGTTTGACTATGTAGACGGTTATACTATCAATTCCCAGACCGGTAAAATTATGTTCCCCCAACTGGAACCTTTTGCGGATGGATTGAAAAAAGCCTTTGCCGGAGATGTGGGACTGGAAAAACAGTATCTCTATAAAGTATTGTACGATTCGATAAAAGTAGTAGCACAACAGTTTCCGCAATTGAACCGCTATGTTATCCGTGGGTCCTATAAGTCCAGCAATTCTTCGGAAATAATGCTGGGAGGCTATAATATTCCGCCTGGCTCCGTAATCGTTACTGCCGGCGGGCAGCAACTCCGTGAAAATGTAGACTACATCATCGATTACAACCTCGGCAGGCTTAAAATCATTAACGGAGGCGTACTGAATTCCGGTGTGCCTATCAATGTACAGTTTGAAAATAATGCCCTCTTCGGACAGCAGGTGCGTAATTATTTTGGTACCCGCATGGACTATGTGGTGAATGATAAGCTGAGTATTGGAGGAACCATGGTACGGATGAGCGAACGCCCCTACTACCAGAAAGTGAACTATGGGGAAGACCCTATTAAAAATACGATGCTGGGATTGGATGTGAACTATGCTTCTGAGTGGAAAGGACTTACCCGCTTCCTGGATAAATTACCTAACTATAGTACTAGCGCTCCTTCCAATGTCAATTTTACCGGAGAGGTAGCCAAGCTGATTCCGGGACACAGCAAGCTCATCAATGCACCGGGCAGCAGGCAGGGGCAGGTATATATTGATGATTTTGAAGGTTCCAAAAGCGGATATGATCTGAAATTCCCGGCTACCAACTGGGCTTTGGCCTCTACCCCTAAAGATGCTACGGATGCAAACGGTACGGTGCTATTTCCGGAGGCTGATCTCAGTAATAACCTGGCCTATGGCAGGAACCGTGGTGCTTTGTCATGGTATATCATTGAGCCTACTTTACAGATTCCCAACTCGCCAGCTCTCCCCGCAGGGATTGATAAGGACCAGCAGTCTGATCCCAGGGTGCGTCTGGTATACCAGCGGGAAGTATTTAAAAACAGGTCTACCGATTTTGGGCAGAGCCAGCTGAGTACACTGGATCTGGCTTATTATCCAAGAGAAAGAGGACCATACAATTTTACTGCCGGTGCCGACACTATTGGTGCAGATGGCTACTTTAAAAATCCCAGAACAAAATGGGGTGGTATTATGAGAGCCATTGACAATAGTGATTTTGAAACTTCCAATATTGAATATATCGAGTTCTGGATACAGGATCCGTTCATCACCAATCCTACCAGTACAGGCGGGCAGTTATATTTTAATCTGGGTAATGTATCGGAGGATATCCTGAAGGATTCCCGTAAGTATTTTGAAAACGGGATGCCGGATCCACGTCAGAGCCCTAATATGTTGGACTCCTCCAATTGGGGACGCATACCTAAGTTCCAGCAGCAGATCACACAGGCCTTCGATAATGATCCTAACATCCGTCGCTATCAGGATGTAGGGTATGACGGATTGAACAGTGAAGATGAAAGAGCTTTCCATGCTGACTATCTGCAAAGGCTGCGTAATAATTTTGGAGAAGCCTCCATGATTTACCAGGCAGCAATAGCGGATCCTTCCAATGACGATTACCGCCATTACCGGGATGCAGCATATGATAGGGTTCGTGCCACCATTCTGCAACGGTATAAAAGATATAGTAATCCGGAAGGCAACTCTCCGGTGTCGGATACTAAATCTCAGTTCTCTTCCGCCGCTACCAATGTGCCGGAATCTGAAGACCTGAACAGGGATGGTACGTTGAATGAAACGGAAGAATACTTCCAGTACCGGGTACATCTGACACCAAATATGCAGGTCGGTACTAATTTCCTGGTAGATAAAATTACAGCAGATGTAGACTTGCCGAATGGGAATAAAACGCAGGAAATCTGGTATCAGTTTAAGGTGCCGGTAAATGAATATGACCGTAAAATCGGAAATATCCCGGATTTTAAATCCGTACGTTTCATGCGTATGTTCCTGACTGGATTCCAGGATTCGGTAGTACTCCGTTTTGCAAAACTGGAACTGGTACGTAACCAATGGCGCCGTTACCTGTATGAACTGCGTCCGGGAGATCCTGTTCCGGTAGATAATTCTACTACCTTTAATTCTACTGCGGTAAATATTGAGGAAAACTCTTCCCGTCAGCCTATTCCATATGTACTGCCTCCGGGCGTATTAAGGCAGAATACAATCAGTACAAATAATACTACCCTGCAACTGAATGAGCAGTCTTTATCCGTACAGGTTTGTAATCTGAAAGATGGCGAAACAAGAGCCTTATATAAAAATACCAATATTGACCTGCGCCAGTATAAGAAAATGCAGATGTTCATTCACGCGGAAGCGATGCAGAATGAGAATGCTTTGGAAGATGGGCAGATCCGGGCTGTAATACGGGTAGGTAGTGATTTTGTGGCCAACTATTATGAATACCAGATACCACTGAAGAAAACCAATTGGAGAGCTACCAACGAGCGGGATATATGGCCGGAAAAGAATGAGATGGAACTGATCCTGAACAGGCTAAGCCAGCTGAAACAAGTACGTAACATGTGCGATACCTGTTCGCCGGTATTACCTTATCCTGCCAATCCGGTGCCGGATGAGTTTGGCAACTTTATGACGGTAATGGGTAATCCTAGTTTGGGAGATGTGCGTAGTGTGATGATTGGTGTTACCAACCCTAAGAATGACGGGATGCCTAAATGTGCGGAAGTGTGGTTTGATGAGCTGCGTCTGACTGATCTGGATGAAAAGGGTGGATATGCGGCATTGGGAAGAGTAGATATCCAACTGGCCGACCTGGGTACGATTTCAGCGTCGGGAAGTATGCATACCGCAGGTTTCGGGAATATTGACCAGCGGGTAAATGAGCGGTTCCGGGACAACTTCACCCAATATGATGTGGCCGCTAACCTGGACCTGGGTAAACTGTTGCCCAAACAGGCAGCCATTTCCATACCGGTATATGCAGGGTACTCCCAGGCAGTGAGCAATCCGGAGTATGACCCTTACGACCTGGATATTAAGCTGAAAGATAAACTAAGCCTTGCGCGGAACAAAGCTGAAAAAGATTCTATCCGTAGAGATGCGCAGGACTTTACTTCTATCAAGAGCCTCAACTTCACCAATGTACGAAAGTTGAATGTAGGCAAATCCAAAAACAAGCTGTGGGATATTGAGAACTTTGACCTGAGCTATTCATTCTCCCAAATAAACAGACATAATCCATTGATCGAAAATGACCTGTTGACCAGGCACCGCGGAGGTTTGGGGTATAACTATTCAGGACAAAGTAAATACCTGGAGCCATTTAAAAAGCTGTTTAAAACGAAGAGCAAATGGGTAGACCTGATCCGCGATTTTAATGTCAACTATGTACCAACACTGATCAGCTTCCGTGCGGATGTAACCCGTCAGTTTGGTGCTACCAGGATCAGGAATGTAGGGGGAGATGGTAATTTCAAACTGCCGGAAACCTATGACAAGTACTTCACTTTTGACCGTTACTATGGCCTTAAATGGGATCTTACCCGCAGTCTCACTATTGATTTTAATGCGGTGAATAATGCGCGCGTGGATGAGCCCAACGGGCGTATTAATACAAAGGAAAAGAAGGATTCTGTACGTAGTAACTTCTTTAAATTAGGCCGTACCACCAATTATTTCCATTCAGCCAATGTAACCTATACATTGCCTACCGGTAAATTCCCTTTACTGAGCTGGACTAATATAGCAGTGGGCTACAGCACGGAATACCGGTGGACAGGCGCTTCACGGCTGGCCCTGTATCTGGGTAATGCTATTGAGAATACCCAGCAGAAAACATTGACAGCAGAACTTAAATTCTCTGAACTGTATAACCGCTCAAAATTCTTGCGGCAGATCAATACCAATAAGCCGATGGCCGTTAAACAGCCGCAGAATAACAATGCGGGCGCCAATAACAAGCCTGCTGCACCACCGCCTGCCAGTCCGGGCAGCGATGATATTTCACCGGTATTAAAAGCGGTGATGAAACCATTACTTTCCATCAAACGTATTGGGATCAACTACACTGAAAATGCAGGTACCCGTTTGCCAGGCTATATAGATAGTACAAAGGTGTTGGGGATGAACTGGGCATCTATGGCGCCTGGTCTTAACTTTGTATTTGGATATCAGCCGGACAAAAAATGGATGGACAACTTCGCAAAGAAAGGATTGGTTACACCGGATACCCTGTTTAATATTCAGTACCAACAGCAGTTTACCCAAAGGCTGGATGCCCAGGCACAACTGGAACCAGTGGCCGATCTGCGTATTGACCTGAACATTACGAAGTCGTTTACCAAAACGCATACAGAGCTATTCAAAAACTTATCAGATGAAGGCTTCAAACATCTCAGTCCTTATGATGCCGGAGGTTTTGAAATCACTTATGTAGCGATCAAAACCATTTTTGGTAAAATAGATGCGGAAAACGGGATTTCCAGTACGTTTAAGGATTTTGAAAAGTATCGTACCACTATTTCTCAAAGGTTGGGGGCAGCTAATCCATACAACAAGGATCCCGGTACACCTTATAGTGATCCTAATGATCCGGCTTACAGGTACGGTTATGGCAGATATGCGCAGGATGTAATCATCCCGGCTTTCCTGGCGGCGTACACTGGTAAAAGCCCGGAAAATATCGGTTTGCTGAAACAAAGCAACAGCAATGTGCGGAGTAATCCATTCAGTAATTTTATACCTAAGCCTAACTGGCGGGTAACTTATAATGGATTAACCAAGCTGGAGCCGTTCCGTAGCATCCTGACCAATTTCACGCTTACGCATGCGTATGTAGGTAGTTTGTCTATGAACTCTTATAATACTGCTTTGTTCTATGAAGATCCCCGTTTGACAGGTTATCCTGGTTTTGTGGATTCTTCCTCCGGCAGCTTTAACTATGTACCTTACTTCCTGGTGCCTAACCTGTCTATTACAGAGTCTTTCTCTCCGTTGATAGGTGCAGATATGACCTTTACAAATAGTCTGAACCTGCGACTGGAATTCAAGAAAAGCCGGTCATTGGCACTGAGCCTGATCGACTATCAGTTGAGTGAATTACGCTCCAGCGAAATAGTACTGGGCTGCGGATACCGGATCAGGGGATTAGCCTTACCATTTGCGATCGGAAAAGATGGCGGCAAGAAATTGCAGAATGACCTGAATTTTAGGCTGGATATGAGCTTTAGGGATGATAAAACGGTCAATAACCGGTTGGATGCCGACCTGGTAATTCCTACCAGCGGGCAAAAAGTAGTAGGTATTGCACCATCTATTGATTATGTGGTGAACAACCGGCTAAACCTGCGCTTCTTCTACGACCGCAGGCAAACTATCCCGGTTATTTCTACCGCATATCCTATTACAAGCACCAGAGGAGGTATAACCCTGAGGTTTGTATTGTCACAATAA
- a CDS encoding SDR family NAD(P)-dependent oxidoreductase yields MGIVLITGATAGFGKACATTFAAKGYDVIITGRRKEKLAELQASLEKEYAIKVLSLDFDVRDELAVKQTLENIPASWKEVDILVNNAGLALGLSTIDEGSTADWNTMIDTNVKGLLYVSRMVMPWMKPRKKGHIINLGSTAAKHVYAKGNVYCATKAAVDAISQGMRIDLLPHRIKVTAVHPGAAETEFSVVRFKGDTGKAADVYKGFTPLTAQDVADVIYYCSTLPAHVCINDLVITPLQQANAYYTDKN; encoded by the coding sequence ATGGGAATTGTTTTAATTACCGGCGCTACTGCCGGTTTTGGCAAAGCTTGCGCTACTACTTTTGCAGCAAAAGGATATGATGTCATTATTACCGGACGCAGAAAAGAAAAACTGGCGGAACTCCAGGCATCACTGGAAAAAGAATATGCCATAAAAGTATTATCACTTGATTTTGACGTCAGAGATGAACTGGCCGTAAAACAAACACTTGAAAACATACCCGCATCATGGAAAGAGGTGGATATCCTGGTTAATAATGCCGGGCTGGCCCTGGGATTAAGCACCATCGATGAAGGCAGTACAGCCGATTGGAATACCATGATCGATACAAATGTAAAAGGCCTATTGTATGTATCACGCATGGTGATGCCATGGATGAAGCCCCGCAAAAAAGGACATATTATTAACCTGGGCTCCACAGCGGCCAAACATGTATATGCTAAAGGAAATGTGTATTGCGCTACCAAAGCAGCCGTGGATGCTATCTCGCAAGGCATGCGTATAGATCTGCTTCCACACCGTATCAAGGTTACAGCAGTACATCCCGGAGCGGCAGAAACCGAATTCTCCGTAGTCCGGTTTAAAGGAGATACCGGCAAAGCGGCAGATGTGTATAAAGGCTTCACCCCTTTAACTGCGCAGGATGTAGCGGATGTCATTTATTACTGCAGCACCTTACCTGCTCATGTTTGTATAAACGACCTGGTAATCACCCCCTTACAACAAGCTAACGCCTATTATACCGATAAAAATTAA
- a CDS encoding gliding motility-associated C-terminal domain-containing protein → MNKVILITLCCCLFYQLAAGYHIIGGEIYYQTIGTTTGGYYRYLITLKLYRDADFTCGERQGCLDRFENPIPISIYTASGMRVGAPVMLSISYTLPLRDTLKNPCLAPQTQHLEVAFYQVEIELPPIPNGYYVTYQRCCRGEKLANIYNSEQEGSTFYTRIPGTESRPNNNSAYFNKDAAIVICSNMPFQYSYAAFDQDGDSLTYHLCQALTGGTSRDESNLNTPPPYNSLVDYIPPYSGANPMGGQPQISISQAGIIAGTPTRSGKFVVTVCVNEYDRITKQLIGTHSKDILLTVFNCQTDIKASFPSVLSNCTESEALDVSIPNYSNAGFTSAYYWTFGDGTDTITYDKTVFQHQYPDTGRYEVKLVINPTLPCRDSTTGIVHNYPGLKAGFVTTGLCKGLPIHFEDTSSYRYGQITKRTWDLGLLNDTTFRPATRSLDYTYDKGAVYTVTLSLETDKTCAKSITHNVRIYEVNAFAGNDTILSKGELLPLHASGGDFYTWWPPDGLSSSSIPDPVVNWQKDIQYALKVSNQQGCVDYDTINIKYYTGPEMYIPNAFSPNGDGVNDYFRFIPVGIVEYRYFRIFNRWGQEVYSSTDFRTGWNGTLNGRPAPIDTYMWILEGKDFKGQPISRKGSVTLVR, encoded by the coding sequence ATGAATAAGGTTATCCTCATCACTTTATGCTGTTGCTTGTTTTATCAGCTTGCAGCAGGGTACCATATAATTGGAGGAGAAATTTATTATCAAACCATTGGCACTACTACCGGAGGCTATTACCGCTACCTGATTACCCTCAAACTATATCGCGATGCAGACTTTACCTGCGGCGAACGCCAGGGCTGCCTGGACAGATTTGAAAACCCCATTCCCATTAGCATTTACACCGCTTCAGGTATGAGAGTAGGGGCCCCCGTAATGCTTAGTATCAGTTACACCCTTCCATTAAGAGATACCCTGAAAAATCCTTGCCTGGCGCCACAAACCCAACACCTGGAAGTTGCCTTTTACCAGGTTGAAATTGAGCTTCCTCCTATCCCCAATGGGTATTACGTAACTTATCAGCGTTGCTGCAGAGGAGAAAAGCTTGCCAATATTTACAATTCGGAACAGGAAGGTTCTACCTTTTATACCCGCATCCCTGGTACAGAAAGCAGGCCCAACAATAACAGCGCTTATTTCAATAAAGATGCTGCTATTGTTATCTGCTCCAATATGCCCTTTCAATATAGTTATGCGGCTTTTGATCAGGATGGCGACAGCCTCACCTACCATCTCTGCCAGGCACTGACAGGAGGTACCTCCCGCGATGAAAGCAATTTAAACACTCCTCCACCATATAACAGCCTGGTAGACTACATTCCTCCATATTCCGGTGCCAACCCGATGGGCGGACAGCCACAAATAAGTATTTCTCAGGCAGGTATTATTGCCGGTACGCCTACCCGGTCAGGTAAATTTGTGGTAACCGTTTGCGTAAATGAATATGACCGCATTACCAAACAGTTAATCGGTACCCATAGTAAGGATATATTGCTGACCGTGTTTAATTGTCAGACTGATATTAAGGCCAGCTTTCCTTCCGTCCTGAGCAATTGTACTGAAAGTGAGGCATTGGATGTGTCTATTCCCAACTACAGTAATGCAGGGTTCACTTCTGCTTATTACTGGACCTTTGGAGATGGCACCGATACCATCACTTATGATAAAACTGTTTTTCAACATCAGTATCCGGATACCGGCCGCTATGAGGTCAAACTGGTGATTAATCCTACCCTTCCCTGTAGGGATAGTACCACCGGCATAGTACACAATTATCCTGGCCTTAAAGCAGGTTTTGTTACTACGGGCTTATGCAAAGGCTTACCGATACATTTTGAAGATACTTCCTCTTACAGATATGGCCAGATCACTAAAAGAACCTGGGACCTGGGATTACTCAATGACACTACATTCCGCCCTGCTACCAGAAGCCTGGATTATACTTATGATAAAGGAGCTGTTTATACAGTCACCCTATCCCTCGAAACAGATAAAACCTGCGCAAAATCAATTACACATAATGTCCGGATTTATGAAGTAAACGCCTTTGCCGGGAACGATACCATACTTAGTAAAGGTGAGCTATTGCCTCTCCATGCCAGTGGTGGTGATTTCTATACCTGGTGGCCGCCTGATGGGCTTAGCAGCAGCAGTATTCCAGATCCGGTAGTGAATTGGCAAAAGGATATCCAATATGCTTTAAAGGTATCAAACCAGCAGGGATGTGTTGACTACGATACGATCAACATAAAATATTACACCGGTCCTGAAATGTATATCCCCAATGCCTTTAGCCCCAATGGAGATGGGGTCAATGATTATTTCCGTTTTATACCCGTAGGTATTGTTGAATACCGTTATTTCCGCATTTTTAACCGCTGGGGACAGGAAGTCTACTCCTCTACCGATTTCCGTACTGGTTGGAACGGTACACTGAATGGACGTCCGGCACCTATAGACACCTATATGTGGATACTGGAGGGAAAAGATTTTAAAGGGCAGCCAATTTCCCGAAAAGGCTCGGTAACTTTGGTGCGGTAA